One genomic segment of Kocuria rhizophila DC2201 includes these proteins:
- a CDS encoding DUF501 domain-containing protein, with amino-acid sequence MSAPHDPTVTPQDLTVVGAQLGRSARDVVEIAARCTCGNPLVVATAPRLSSGTPFPTVFYLTHPAVTAAVSRLEAEGAMYAMTDRVAEDPELAERYRAAHEDYLAQRRRIGELAGTGDVPEIEGISAGGMPTRVKCLHVLVGHSLASGPGVNPLGDETLAMIADTWTPERCACDPAWRAAA; translated from the coding sequence GTGAGCGCACCGCACGACCCCACCGTGACCCCCCAGGACCTCACCGTGGTGGGTGCCCAGCTCGGCCGCTCGGCGCGAGACGTGGTGGAGATCGCCGCGCGCTGCACGTGCGGCAACCCGCTCGTGGTGGCCACGGCCCCGCGGCTGAGCAGCGGCACCCCGTTCCCCACCGTGTTCTACCTGACCCACCCCGCGGTCACGGCCGCGGTGTCCCGCCTCGAGGCCGAGGGCGCGATGTATGCCATGACGGACCGCGTGGCCGAGGATCCGGAGCTGGCCGAGCGCTACCGCGCCGCCCACGAGGACTACCTCGCCCAGCGGCGTCGGATCGGGGAGCTCGCCGGGACCGGGGACGTCCCCGAGATCGAGGGCATCTCCGCGGGTGGCATGCCCACGCGCGTCAAGTGCCTGCACGTGCTCGTGGGGCACAGCCTGGCCTCCGGGCCCGGCGTGAACCCGCTCGGGGACGAGACCCTCGCCATGATCGCCGACACCTGGACCCCCGAGCGCTGCGCGTGCGACCCCGCATGGCGCGCCGCGGCCTGA
- a CDS encoding Bax inhibitor-1/YccA family protein, which yields MAGGNPLLNDFGKKNATAPGSYQDPRHSPEQLERMYNAPAAGPAQTGRMSYDDVVMRTGLVLACVIAAAVAGWMLPALAFPGALVGLVLGLVNSFKREPSPVLIILYALAEGLFLGGVSGIFEARYPGIVIQAVIGTLAVFVSVLVLYKTGVLRATPRVTKFFMVALMAYAIFALVNLGTSLLGGFDMRSEVSVMGIPLGLIVGAVAILLAVYSFVLDFENISDGVARGIPQKAAWTAAFGLTVTLIWTYVEILRLLSIIRSMSD from the coding sequence TTGGCCGGCGGAAACCCCCTCCTCAACGATTTCGGCAAGAAGAACGCCACCGCGCCGGGTTCCTACCAGGATCCCCGCCACTCGCCCGAGCAGCTCGAGCGGATGTACAACGCTCCCGCCGCGGGCCCCGCGCAGACGGGCCGCATGAGCTACGACGACGTCGTGATGCGCACCGGGCTCGTGCTCGCGTGCGTGATCGCCGCGGCGGTGGCCGGCTGGATGCTCCCCGCGCTCGCGTTCCCGGGCGCACTGGTGGGCCTGGTCCTCGGGCTGGTCAACAGCTTCAAGCGTGAGCCCAGCCCCGTGCTGATCATCCTCTACGCCCTCGCGGAGGGCCTGTTCCTGGGCGGTGTCTCGGGGATCTTCGAGGCCCGCTACCCGGGCATTGTGATCCAGGCGGTCATCGGGACCCTCGCGGTCTTCGTCTCCGTGCTGGTGCTGTACAAGACCGGGGTGCTGCGCGCGACGCCGCGGGTGACCAAGTTCTTCATGGTCGCGCTCATGGCCTACGCGATCTTCGCCCTGGTGAACCTGGGCACCAGCCTGCTGGGCGGGTTCGACATGCGCTCCGAGGTGAGCGTCATGGGCATCCCGCTGGGGCTGATCGTGGGCGCGGTAGCCATCCTGCTCGCGGTGTACAGCTTTGTGCTGGACTTCGAGAACATCAGCGACGGCGTGGCCCGCGGCATCCCGCAGAAGGCGGCCTGGACCGCGGCCTTCGGACTCACCGTCACCCTCATCTGGACCTACGTGGAGATCCTGCGGCTGCTGTCCATCATCCGCTCCATGAGCGACTGA
- a CDS encoding S8 family serine peptidase — protein MTRRSTTRAVLAGAAALLLAGAAPAVATAQEPAVPRPAPSVPVQSPPAPPPANGKPAVDTADIRQREYWLDDYGVRDAWRRATGKGVKIAVIDTGVDGSHPDLEGAVQPGTDASGAGQSDGRKGLGAEPEHGTLVSSLAAGRGHGAPNAEGPGREKGVLGVAPDADILPVSLWLGNEEPGVKDVNQQIPDAVRWAVDHGADVINMSVGSDSTAWPQSWDSAFAYAEEKNVLVVAAAGNRGSGLNQVGAPATIPGVLSVGGVDRSGRASWDSSSQGISIAVAGPSEDMVGAMPGGGYAEWSGTSATAPLVAGTAALIKQEHPDLTAAQVAQRIVKTAHDAGDKGKDPIYGYGVLDVRAAVLDDVETTQENPLGSIRHWIEQNRPRSASPQPSATPSTAEGDTRQVTEEATPPVAQAPLNETGALPVVVLTSFGLVVAGLTVAAILHIRRLSR, from the coding sequence ATGACACGCCGTTCCACCACGCGCGCCGTGCTCGCCGGCGCCGCCGCCCTGCTGCTCGCGGGAGCCGCCCCGGCCGTCGCCACGGCGCAGGAGCCCGCGGTGCCCCGGCCCGCGCCCTCGGTGCCCGTGCAGTCGCCCCCGGCCCCGCCGCCCGCGAACGGCAAGCCCGCCGTGGACACCGCAGACATCCGTCAGCGCGAGTACTGGCTGGACGACTACGGCGTGCGGGACGCGTGGCGCAGGGCCACCGGCAAGGGCGTGAAGATCGCCGTGATCGACACCGGCGTGGACGGCTCCCACCCGGACCTCGAGGGTGCGGTGCAGCCGGGCACGGACGCCTCCGGCGCGGGACAGTCCGACGGCCGCAAGGGTCTCGGCGCGGAACCCGAGCACGGCACCCTGGTCTCCTCCCTGGCGGCCGGACGCGGGCACGGTGCCCCGAACGCCGAGGGCCCGGGTCGCGAGAAGGGCGTGCTGGGCGTGGCCCCGGACGCCGATATCCTCCCGGTGTCCCTGTGGCTCGGCAACGAGGAGCCGGGCGTGAAGGACGTCAACCAGCAGATCCCGGACGCGGTGCGCTGGGCCGTGGACCACGGCGCGGACGTGATCAACATGTCCGTGGGCTCGGACTCCACCGCGTGGCCGCAGTCGTGGGACTCCGCGTTCGCGTACGCGGAGGAGAAGAACGTGCTGGTGGTCGCGGCCGCCGGCAACCGGGGGTCGGGACTGAACCAGGTGGGAGCCCCCGCCACCATCCCCGGGGTGCTCTCTGTGGGCGGCGTGGACCGCTCTGGGCGCGCGAGCTGGGACTCCTCCTCCCAGGGCATCTCGATCGCGGTGGCCGGGCCCAGCGAGGACATGGTGGGGGCCATGCCTGGCGGCGGCTACGCCGAGTGGTCCGGGACCTCGGCCACCGCGCCGCTCGTCGCGGGCACCGCGGCGCTCATCAAGCAGGAGCACCCGGACCTCACCGCCGCGCAGGTGGCGCAGCGGATCGTGAAGACCGCCCACGACGCCGGGGACAAGGGCAAGGACCCCATCTACGGCTACGGGGTGCTGGACGTGCGCGCGGCCGTGCTGGACGACGTCGAGACCACGCAGGAGAACCCGCTGGGCAGCATCCGGCACTGGATCGAGCAGAACCGGCCCCGCAGCGCGTCCCCGCAGCCCTCGGCCACGCCCAGCACCGCCGAGGGGGACACCCGGCAGGTCACCGAGGAGGCCACCCCGCCCGTGGCCCAGGCTCCGCTCAACGAGACCGGCGCCCTGCCCGTGGTGGTCCTGACCTCCTTCGGGCTGGTGGTCGCGGGGCTCACGGTGGCCGCGATCCTGCACATCCGCAGGCTCTCCCGCTGA
- a CDS encoding Ppx/GppA phosphatase family protein, with product MRVAAIDCGTNSIRLLIADARTDESGRTVLRDVVREMRIVRLGQGVDATGWLAEAALKRTFAAADEYAALIEHHGADRVRFVATSATRDAGNRDVFVAGIRSRLGVEPEVVSGDEEAALSFRGALNAAAELDPADRVLVVDLGGGSTECVLGTPREVIAARSVDVGCVRMTERHLGSNPPTEEQQARVLRDVDEAMDVVARTVPLERTTRLVGVAGTVTTVTAMALGLEHYDPERINGTVLEIPDVTRACRELTAMTREQRAALGFMHEGRVDVIGAGALVWRRVVERVARATDGRVRTVTASEHDILDGIGLSLVP from the coding sequence ATGCGCGTAGCCGCCATCGACTGCGGAACAAACTCCATTCGCCTGCTCATCGCGGACGCCCGCACCGACGAGAGCGGCCGCACCGTGCTGCGGGACGTGGTGCGCGAGATGCGCATCGTGCGCCTCGGGCAGGGCGTGGACGCCACCGGGTGGCTCGCCGAGGCCGCCCTCAAGCGGACCTTCGCCGCCGCGGACGAGTACGCGGCGCTGATCGAGCACCACGGCGCGGACCGGGTGCGCTTCGTGGCCACCTCCGCCACCCGTGACGCCGGCAACCGTGACGTGTTCGTGGCCGGGATCCGCTCACGCCTGGGGGTCGAGCCCGAGGTGGTCAGCGGGGACGAGGAAGCCGCACTGTCCTTCCGCGGTGCCCTCAACGCCGCGGCGGAGCTGGACCCGGCGGACCGCGTGCTGGTGGTGGACCTGGGCGGTGGCTCCACGGAGTGCGTGCTGGGCACCCCGCGCGAGGTGATCGCCGCCAGGAGCGTGGACGTGGGGTGCGTGCGCATGACGGAGCGCCACCTGGGCTCCAACCCTCCCACCGAGGAGCAGCAGGCGCGCGTGCTGCGCGACGTGGACGAGGCCATGGACGTGGTGGCCCGCACCGTCCCCCTGGAGCGCACCACGCGGCTCGTGGGGGTCGCCGGGACGGTCACCACGGTGACGGCCATGGCTCTGGGCCTGGAGCACTACGACCCCGAGCGCATCAACGGCACCGTGCTGGAGATCCCCGATGTGACCCGGGCGTGCCGGGAGCTGACGGCCATGACCCGCGAGCAGCGTGCGGCCCTGGGGTTCATGCACGAGGGGCGCGTGGACGTGATCGGGGCCGGTGCGCTCGTGTGGCGCCGCGTGGTCGAACGCGTGGCCCGGGCCACGGACGGGCGCGTGCGCACCGTGACCGCGAGCGAGCACGATATTTTGGACGGCATCGGGCTGTCGCTGGTGCCCTGA
- the eno gene encoding phosphopyruvate hydratase, with translation MAMIIALQARQILDSRGNPTVEVEALLDDGSFGRAAVPSGASTGEFEAVERRDGDKKVYQGKGVLDAVHAVDEELEQVVVGLDASDQRAVDQAMLELDGTDNKAKLGANAILGASMAIARAAASSADLPLYKYLGGPNAHVLPVPMMNILNGGSHADSNVDIQEFMIAPIGAPTFSEALRWGVEVYHSLKSVLKDRGLSTGLGDEGGFAPNLESNAAALDLILEAIDKAGYKPGRDIALALDVASSEFFDKGTYTFEGKKRSAEEMSAYFADLVEKYPLVSIEDPLDEDDWKGWATLTEHIGDKVQLVGDDLFVTNPERLARGIQEGVANALLVKVNQIGSLTETFDAVELAQRNGYRCMISHRSGETEDTTIADIAVAVNAGQIKTGAPARSERVAKYNQLLRIEEELGDAATYAGASAFPRFAAK, from the coding sequence ATGGCAATGATCATTGCGCTGCAAGCCCGCCAGATCCTGGATTCCCGCGGCAACCCCACGGTCGAGGTGGAGGCGCTGCTGGACGACGGCAGCTTCGGCCGCGCCGCCGTGCCCTCCGGAGCCTCGACGGGTGAGTTCGAGGCCGTCGAGCGCCGTGACGGCGACAAGAAGGTCTACCAGGGCAAGGGCGTGCTGGACGCCGTGCACGCCGTGGACGAGGAGCTCGAGCAGGTGGTGGTCGGTCTGGACGCCTCCGACCAGCGCGCCGTGGACCAGGCCATGCTGGAGCTGGACGGCACCGACAACAAGGCCAAGCTGGGCGCGAACGCCATCCTGGGCGCCTCCATGGCGATCGCCCGCGCGGCCGCGAGCTCCGCGGACCTGCCGCTGTACAAGTACCTGGGCGGGCCCAACGCCCACGTGCTGCCCGTGCCCATGATGAACATCCTCAACGGCGGCTCGCACGCGGATTCCAACGTGGACATCCAGGAGTTCATGATCGCCCCGATCGGCGCGCCCACGTTCTCCGAGGCGCTGCGCTGGGGCGTGGAGGTCTACCACAGCCTCAAGTCCGTGCTGAAGGACCGCGGCCTGTCCACGGGCCTGGGGGACGAGGGCGGCTTCGCACCGAATCTCGAGTCCAACGCCGCCGCGCTCGACCTCATCCTCGAGGCCATCGACAAGGCCGGCTACAAGCCCGGGCGTGACATCGCGCTCGCCCTGGACGTGGCCTCCTCGGAGTTCTTCGACAAGGGCACGTACACCTTCGAGGGCAAGAAGCGCTCCGCGGAGGAGATGTCCGCGTACTTCGCGGACCTCGTGGAGAAGTACCCGCTCGTGTCCATCGAGGACCCCCTGGACGAGGACGACTGGAAGGGCTGGGCCACGCTCACCGAGCACATCGGCGACAAGGTGCAGCTCGTGGGCGACGACCTCTTCGTGACCAACCCGGAGCGGCTGGCACGCGGCATCCAGGAGGGCGTGGCCAACGCCCTGCTCGTGAAGGTCAACCAGATCGGCTCCCTGACCGAGACGTTCGACGCCGTGGAGCTCGCCCAGCGCAACGGCTACCGCTGCATGATCTCCCACCGTTCCGGTGAGACCGAGGACACCACCATCGCGGACATCGCGGTGGCCGTGAACGCGGGCCAGATCAAGACCGGTGCCCCCGCCCGCTCCGAGCGCGTGGCCAAGTACAACCAGCTGCTGCGCATCGAGGAGGAGCTGGGCGACGCCGCCACCTACGCGGGCGCCTCCGCCTTCCCGCGCTTCGCCGCCAAATAG
- a CDS encoding FtsB family cell division protein, whose amino-acid sequence MVGPRPRIPRRAPRPAREAARQRPERDARGSEGRRNRGGSSTLAAPTPARSFNGRLVALVVVATLIVFLAAPTAKIFLDQRSQISELRSSISHEQQRQQQLKREEQLWGDDSYVEQQARERMSYVMPGESAYVVLGADTAPHQAAESSAEQVEAGRPAWADGLWQSVVDSAYPQEDITLEPEPRESSSK is encoded by the coding sequence ATGGTCGGCCCCCGCCCCCGGATCCCCCGGCGCGCACCGCGCCCCGCTCGAGAGGCTGCCCGGCAGCGTCCGGAGCGTGACGCGCGCGGCTCCGAGGGGCGCAGGAACCGCGGCGGCTCCTCGACCCTGGCGGCCCCCACACCGGCGCGCTCCTTCAACGGGCGCCTGGTGGCCCTGGTCGTGGTGGCCACGCTCATCGTGTTCCTGGCCGCCCCCACCGCCAAGATCTTCCTGGACCAGCGCTCCCAGATCTCGGAGCTGCGCTCGAGCATCTCCCACGAGCAGCAGCGCCAGCAGCAGCTCAAGCGCGAGGAGCAGCTGTGGGGGGACGACTCCTACGTGGAGCAGCAGGCCCGCGAGCGGATGTCCTACGTGATGCCGGGGGAGAGCGCCTACGTGGTGCTCGGTGCGGACACCGCACCCCACCAGGCCGCGGAGTCCTCCGCGGAGCAGGTGGAGGCCGGCCGGCCCGCCTGGGCGGACGGGCTGTGGCAGTCCGTGGTGGACTCGGCCTACCCCCAGGAGGACATCACCCTGGAACCCGAACCCCGAGAAAGCAGCAGCAAGTGA
- a CDS encoding MazG nucleotide pyrophosphohydrolase domain-containing protein, producing MSPERHDDASSESASTAQTGEGNGSLREPLAPSHPDAAPTATGAGHGGPGERFERLLAVMDTLRSPGGCPWDAEQTHESLLRYLVEESYEVVEAVEALEPSQRRRDELVEELGDVLLQVVFHARIGQEHPQPQRFDVTDVLAAVTDKLVRRHPAVFGTAQPGTGPEPSGTTATESGTATVQSGITGGYPAAGGGHGSASAPVEHGPESAGSTRSDGEAQHAPGSADPAEAPGAVGEGQAGDPAASSEAPARERPSTAELSARWDAVKREEKPHRTRVFDGIPPALPALAYGEKALSKARRHGVAGVRPVEPELPPEQREAEERDLGEALLRQVETASARGLDAERALRAAVRRFVRENDGPLAG from the coding sequence GTGAGCCCGGAGCGTCACGACGACGCGTCCTCGGAATCGGCGTCGACCGCCCAGACCGGTGAGGGGAACGGATCACTCCGTGAACCGCTCGCGCCCTCCCACCCGGACGCGGCCCCGACGGCCACCGGCGCGGGCCACGGAGGACCGGGGGAGCGCTTCGAGCGGCTGCTGGCCGTGATGGACACCCTGCGCTCCCCGGGCGGCTGCCCGTGGGACGCGGAGCAGACCCACGAGTCCCTGCTGCGCTACCTCGTGGAGGAGTCCTACGAAGTGGTCGAGGCGGTCGAGGCCCTGGAGCCGTCGCAGCGGCGACGGGACGAGCTCGTGGAGGAGCTCGGGGACGTGCTGCTGCAGGTGGTGTTCCACGCGCGGATCGGGCAGGAGCACCCGCAGCCCCAGCGCTTCGACGTCACGGACGTGCTCGCGGCCGTGACCGACAAGCTCGTGCGGCGCCACCCGGCCGTGTTCGGCACCGCGCAGCCCGGCACGGGGCCCGAGCCGTCCGGCACTACCGCCACGGAGTCCGGCACGGCCACCGTGCAGTCCGGCATAACCGGCGGGTACCCCGCCGCGGGCGGCGGGCACGGCTCCGCCTCCGCACCGGTGGAGCACGGCCCGGAGTCTGCGGGCAGCACGCGATCGGACGGGGAAGCTCAGCACGCACCGGGCAGTGCGGACCCCGCCGAGGCCCCCGGTGCGGTGGGCGAGGGGCAGGCAGGGGACCCAGCGGCGTCGTCCGAGGCGCCCGCCCGGGAACGGCCCAGCACCGCGGAGCTCTCCGCGCGCTGGGACGCGGTGAAGCGCGAGGAGAAGCCGCACCGCACGCGCGTGTTCGACGGCATCCCCCCGGCGCTGCCCGCGCTCGCCTACGGGGAGAAGGCGCTGTCCAAGGCCCGCCGGCACGGTGTGGCGGGCGTGCGGCCCGTGGAGCCGGAGCTGCCGCCCGAGCAGCGCGAGGCGGAGGAACGGGACCTGGGGGAGGCCCTGCTGCGTCAGGTGGAGACGGCCTCGGCACGCGGTCTGGACGCGGAGCGCGCCCTGCGGGCGGCCGTGCGCCGGTTCGTGCGGGAGAACGACGGCCCCCTGGCGGGGTGA
- a CDS encoding adenosine deaminase: MTSRATPEGPVRTTDGALGPHALISLHDHLDGALRPATVVELAAQVGHELPATDPDSLGQWFRDSADSGSLPRYLETFSHTVAVMQTASALRRVAREYVEDCAADGLVHAEVRWAPEQHVSGGLTLGEAVDAVQGGLAEGVAAVRAAGGHLSVVQILCAMRHLDRSPEIARLVVRRVRAAEQTTTPHGSVAGEPSPGSVVGFDLAGPEAGFPASGHREALDLLAGERIPVTLHAGEAAGAESMADALDAGRALRLGHGVRLLDEDRGMSAPLTRWIRDRRIALEVCPCSNLQTDASAAWGTTVAEHPVTAMLRAGFAVTVSPDNRLMSATSVTHELDRLRAEAGWSEQDVLAVQRTAARAAFVPREYQDWLERRVTGEAS; this comes from the coding sequence ATGACCTCACGAGCAACCCCCGAGGGCCCCGTCCGCACCACGGACGGGGCCCTCGGGCCACACGCACTGATCTCGCTGCACGACCACCTGGACGGGGCGCTGCGCCCGGCCACCGTGGTGGAGCTCGCCGCACAGGTGGGCCACGAGCTGCCCGCCACGGATCCAGACTCCCTGGGGCAGTGGTTCCGCGACAGCGCGGACTCCGGCAGCCTCCCGCGCTACCTGGAGACCTTCTCCCACACGGTGGCGGTCATGCAGACCGCGTCCGCCCTGCGACGGGTGGCCCGGGAGTACGTCGAGGACTGCGCCGCGGACGGTCTCGTGCACGCGGAGGTGCGCTGGGCACCCGAGCAGCACGTGTCGGGCGGGCTCACGCTGGGCGAGGCCGTGGACGCCGTCCAGGGGGGTCTGGCCGAGGGCGTCGCGGCGGTCCGCGCCGCGGGGGGCCACCTCTCGGTGGTGCAGATCCTGTGCGCCATGCGGCACCTGGACCGTTCCCCGGAGATCGCCCGTCTCGTGGTGCGCCGCGTGCGCGCGGCCGAGCAGACCACGACGCCGCACGGCTCGGTCGCCGGGGAGCCCTCGCCGGGATCGGTGGTCGGCTTCGACCTCGCCGGCCCGGAGGCGGGCTTCCCCGCCTCGGGCCACCGTGAGGCCCTCGACCTCCTGGCAGGGGAGCGGATCCCCGTGACGCTGCACGCGGGGGAGGCCGCCGGGGCGGAGTCCATGGCGGACGCGCTCGACGCCGGCCGGGCCCTGCGGCTGGGCCACGGGGTCCGGCTGCTGGACGAGGACCGCGGCATGAGTGCACCCCTGACGCGGTGGATCCGGGACCGCAGGATCGCCCTCGAGGTCTGCCCGTGCTCCAACCTGCAGACGGACGCAAGTGCCGCGTGGGGCACCACCGTGGCGGAGCACCCCGTGACCGCGATGCTGCGCGCGGGGTTCGCCGTGACCGTGTCGCCGGACAACCGGCTGATGAGCGCCACGTCCGTGACCCACGAGCTCGACCGGCTGCGCGCCGAGGCCGGTTGGAGCGAGCAGGACGTCCTCGCGGTCCAGCGCACCGCCGCCCGCGCGGCCTTCGTGCCGCGCGAGTACCAGGACTGGCTCGAGCGCCGCGTCACGGGGGAGGCCTCGTGA
- a CDS encoding NAD(P)/FAD-dependent oxidoreductase, with protein MSFNQLAKDRPRLLIVGGGYVGFTLAQKLQTRIKESGGVVTVVDPNPYMTYLPFLPEVAAGNIDARSAVISHRHHLGDCELIDGRVEHIDHANHKVTIRGIDEGPQFELPYDEIVVAGGSTTRTFPIPGLAEKAIGMKTIEEAVSVRNWVLERIEVASLTDSEEDKRKALTFIVVGGGYAGSESIAELEDMARSAVERNDRLRVSDLRFVLVEAMGRIMPEVSKDRAEKVVAEMRARGIEVLLNTSISEVDGDVVKLINMGDKSPAGEVATDTLIWCAGVQASGFVKNSDFPVDERGRVRVGADLRITGDDGPLEGAWAAGDIAAVPDLTGSGPGGFCVPNAQHAVRQAATMAKNIMAAHQGAPLEDYYHENLGSVAGLGLYKGAATIRGVDLGGLPAWAMHRLYHGYAIPTVERKVRVFTEWGINMLFGRDTTALRHLREPRRAFLEAAGKDLPAEKAKL; from the coding sequence ATGTCTTTCAATCAACTTGCTAAGGACCGTCCGCGCCTTCTCATCGTGGGTGGCGGCTACGTTGGTTTCACCCTCGCGCAGAAGCTGCAGACCCGCATCAAGGAGTCCGGCGGCGTGGTCACGGTGGTGGACCCCAACCCGTACATGACCTACCTCCCGTTCCTGCCGGAGGTGGCGGCGGGCAACATCGACGCCCGTTCCGCCGTGATCTCCCACCGTCACCACCTCGGTGACTGCGAGCTGATCGACGGCCGCGTGGAGCACATCGACCACGCCAACCACAAGGTCACCATCCGTGGCATCGATGAGGGCCCGCAGTTCGAGCTGCCCTACGACGAGATCGTCGTGGCCGGCGGATCCACCACGCGCACGTTCCCCATCCCGGGGCTCGCGGAGAAGGCCATCGGCATGAAGACCATCGAAGAGGCCGTGTCCGTGCGCAACTGGGTGCTCGAGCGCATCGAGGTGGCCTCCCTGACGGACAGCGAGGAGGACAAGCGCAAGGCGCTGACCTTCATCGTGGTGGGCGGCGGCTACGCCGGCTCCGAGTCCATCGCCGAGCTCGAGGACATGGCCCGCTCCGCCGTGGAGCGCAACGACCGCCTGCGCGTCTCTGACCTGCGCTTCGTGCTGGTCGAGGCCATGGGCCGGATCATGCCCGAGGTCTCCAAGGACCGCGCCGAGAAGGTCGTGGCCGAGATGCGCGCCCGCGGCATCGAGGTGCTGCTCAACACCTCGATCTCCGAGGTCGACGGGGACGTGGTGAAGCTCATCAACATGGGCGACAAGTCCCCGGCTGGGGAGGTCGCCACCGACACGCTCATCTGGTGCGCCGGCGTGCAGGCTTCCGGGTTCGTGAAGAACAGCGACTTCCCCGTGGACGAGCGCGGTCGCGTGCGCGTGGGTGCGGACCTGCGGATCACCGGTGACGACGGTCCCCTCGAGGGTGCCTGGGCCGCTGGCGACATCGCCGCCGTCCCGGACCTCACGGGCTCGGGCCCCGGCGGCTTCTGCGTCCCCAACGCCCAGCACGCGGTGCGCCAGGCCGCCACCATGGCCAAGAACATCATGGCCGCCCACCAGGGTGCTCCCCTGGAGGACTACTACCACGAGAACCTCGGTTCCGTGGCTGGCCTGGGCCTCTACAAGGGTGCGGCCACCATCCGCGGCGTGGACCTCGGCGGGCTGCCCGCGTGGGCCATGCACCGGCTCTACCACGGCTACGCCATCCCCACCGTGGAGCGCAAGGTCCGGGTGTTCACGGAGTGGGGCATCAACATGCTCTTCGGCCGGGACACCACCGCCCTGCGCCACCTGCGGGAGCCGCGCCGCGCGTTCCTCGAGGCCGCGGGCAAGGACCTCCCCGCGGAGAAGGCCAAGCTCTAG